In Eleutherodactylus coqui strain aEleCoq1 chromosome 11, aEleCoq1.hap1, whole genome shotgun sequence, a single window of DNA contains:
- the C11H19orf12 gene encoding protein C19orf12 homolog isoform X1: MSHGRESSVISYKALAESRPGHAASRGRHHAPFVPLVDGAEDEGRSEAFRQGSRGCRCRSLRGGSTRRTPRNSRGALGGVLGAWMASDQFKPIPQILMELPPVQQHKLCEQIFAIIRNLDWTDASHLIMLVTGNAALQQRVAAALISYVTQELKAEIQYGD; this comes from the exons ATGTCACATGGCCGAGAGTCTTCTGTCATCAGCTACAAAGCGctagcagagagccg GCCTGGACATGCCGCTTCACGTGGACGACATCATGCGCCTTTTGTGCCACTTGTCGACGGAGCAGAAGATGAAGGCCGCAGTGAAGCATTCCGCCAGGGGAGCCGTGGCTGCCGGTGCCGGAGCCTTCGTGGGGGGTCTACTAGGAGGACCCCCAGGAATAGCC GTGGTGCTCTAGGGGGCGTCCTAGGAGCCTGGATGGCAAGTGACCAGTTCAAGCCTATCCCTCAGATCCTGATGGAGCTTCCGCCCGTGCAGCAGCACAAACTGTGCGAACAGATCTTCGCCATCATCAGAAATCTGGACTGGACGGATGCGTCGCACCTCATCATGCTTGTCACGGGCAATGCCGCTCTCCAACagcgggtggcagcagcgctcatTAGTTACGTGACGcaggaactgaaagcagagatCCAGTACGGAGACTAA
- the C11H19orf12 gene encoding protein C19orf12 homolog isoform X2, with product MPLHVDDIMRLLCHLSTEQKMKAAVKHSARGAVAAGAGAFVGGLLGGPPGIAVGGALGGVLGAWMASDQFKPIPQILMELPPVQQHKLCEQIFAIIRNLDWTDASHLIMLVTGNAALQQRVAAALISYVTQELKAEIQYGD from the exons ATGCCGCTTCACGTGGACGACATCATGCGCCTTTTGTGCCACTTGTCGACGGAGCAGAAGATGAAGGCCGCAGTGAAGCATTCCGCCAGGGGAGCCGTGGCTGCCGGTGCCGGAGCCTTCGTGGGGGGTCTACTAGGAGGACCCCCAGGAATAGCCGTGG GTGGTGCTCTAGGGGGCGTCCTAGGAGCCTGGATGGCAAGTGACCAGTTCAAGCCTATCCCTCAGATCCTGATGGAGCTTCCGCCCGTGCAGCAGCACAAACTGTGCGAACAGATCTTCGCCATCATCAGAAATCTGGACTGGACGGATGCGTCGCACCTCATCATGCTTGTCACGGGCAATGCCGCTCTCCAACagcgggtggcagcagcgctcatTAGTTACGTGACGcaggaactgaaagcagagatCCAGTACGGAGACTAA